The Larus michahellis chromosome 12, bLarMic1.1, whole genome shotgun sequence genome contains a region encoding:
- the CSE1L gene encoding exportin-2 isoform X3 — protein sequence MRQRSAKMELSDANLQTLTEYLKKTLDPDPAIRRPAEKFLESVEGSQNYPLLLLTLLEKSQENVIKVCASVTFKNYIKRNWRIVEDEPNKICESDRIAIKANIVPLMLSSPEQIQKQLSDAISIIGREDFPQKWPDLLTEMVNRFQSGDFHVINGVLRTAHSLFKRYRHEFKSNELWTEIKLVLDAFALPLTNLFKATIELCSTHANDASALKVLFSSLILIAKLFYSLNFQDLPEFFEDNMETWMTNFHSLLTLDNKLLQTDDEEEAGLLELLKSQICDNAALYAQKYDEEFQPYLPRFVTAIWNLLVTTGQEVKYDLLVSNAIQFLASVCERPHYKHLFEDQNTLTSICEKVIVPNMEFRAADEEAFEDNSEEYIRRDLEGSDIDTRRRAACDLVRGLCKFFEGPVTGIFSGYVNSMLQEYAKNPSVNWKHKDAAIYLVTSLASKAQTQKHGITQANELVNLTEFFVNHIQPDLKSASVNEFPVLKADGIKYIMIFRNQVPKEQLLVSIPLLINHLQAESIVVHTYAAHALERLFTMRGTNNTTLITAAEMAPFVEVLLTNLFKALTLPGSSENEYIMKAIMRSFSLLQESIIPYIPSVITQLTQKLLAVSKNPSKPHFNHYMFESICLSIRITCKANPDAVGSFEEALFMVFTEILQNDVQEFIPYVFQVMSLLLEMHKNEIPSSYMALFPHLLQPVLWERTGNIPPLVRLLQAYLERGANTIASAAADKIPGLLGVFQKLIASKANDHQGFYLLNSIIEHMPPESVDQYRKQIFILLFQRLQNSKTTKFIKSFLVFINLYCIKYGALGLQEIFDSIQPKMFGMVLEKIIIPEIQKVSGQVEKKICAVGITKILTECPPMMDTEYTKLWTPLLQALIGLFELPEDDTIPDEEHFIDIEDTPGYQTAFSQLAFAGKKEHDPVGQMVNNPRIHLAQSLHKLSTACPGRVPSMLSTSLNAEALQYLQGYLQAASVTLL from the exons ATGAGGCAGC GTTCTGCCAAAATGGAGCTGAGTGATGCCAATTTACAGACTTTAACTGAGTATCTAAAGAAAACACTAGATCCAGATCCTGCTATAAGGCGTCCTG CGGAAAAGTTTCTTGAGTCAGTGGAAGGAAGCCAGAATTATCCGTTGTTACTCTTAACGCTATTGGAGAAATCACAGGAAAACGTCATCAAAGTTTGCGCATCTGTAACGTTCAAGAATTATATTAAAAGGAACTGGAGAATT gtTGAGGATGAACCGAACAAAATATGTGAATCAGACAGGATAGCCATTAAAGCCAACATAGTGCCCTTGATGCTTAGCAGCCCAGAACAAATTCAAAAGCAG TTAAGTGATGCTATTAGTATTATTGGTCGGGAAGACTTTCCTCAGAAATGGCCAGACTTACTGACAGAAATGGTGAATCGTTTTCAAAGTGGAGATTTCCATGTCATTAATGGGGTTCTTCGCACTGCTCACTCTTTATTTAAAAG GTACCGCCATGAATTTAAGTCAAATGAATTATGGACAGAGATCAAACTTGTCCTTGATGCCTTTGCTTTGCCCTTGACAAATCTCTTTAAG GCAACTATTGAACTTTGCAGCACTCATGCAAATGATGCTAGTGCTTTGAaggttctcttttcttctctcattctAATTGCGAAGCTGTTCTACAGTTTAAATTTTCAG GATCTTCCCGAGTTTTTTGAAGATAACATGGAAACATGGATGACAAATTTTCATAGTCTTTTAACTTTAGATAATAAACTTTTGCAGACTGAT GATGAAGAGGAAGCTGGATTACTGGAGCTCTTAAAATCACAAATTTGTGATAATGCTGCTTTATATGCTCAAAAGTATGATGAAGAATTCCAGCCCTACCTGCCACGTTTTGTAACGGCAATCTGGAATTTGTTAGTCACAACAGGCCAGGAAGTGAAATATGACTTG CTGGTTAGTAATGCAATCCAGTTTCTCGCCTCAGTTTGTGAGAGACCACATTACAAGCATCTGTTTGAAGACCAGAATACGTTGACAAGCATCTGTGAAAAAGTTATTGTTCCCAATATGGAATTTAGAG cGGCTGATGAAGAAGCATTTGAAGATAATTCTGAAGAATATATAAGAAGGGATTTGGAAGGATCTG ATATTGACACCAGGCGCAGAGCAGCTTGTGATCTAGTCAGAGGCTTGTGCAAATTTTTTGAAGGACCTGTGACAGGGATTTTTTCTGGATATGTTAATTCTATGCTGCAAGAATATGCAAAGAATCCATCTGTTAACTGGAAGCACAAGGATGCAGCTATTTACCTTGTTACGTCTTTGGCATCCAAAGCTCAAACACAGAAG caTGGAATAACACAAGCCAATGAACTCGTTAATCTGACAGAATTCTTTGTGAATCACATTCAACCTGACTTAAAGTCTGCTAGTG tgaatgaattccctgtGCTAAAAGCAGATGGTATCAAATATATCATGATTTTTAGAAACCAA GTACCTAAAGAACAACTGTTGGTATCTATTCCTCTCTTAATCAATCATCTTCAAGCAGAAAGTATTGTAGTCCATACTTACGCAGCCCATGCTCTTGAAAGACTGTTTACCATGAGGGGGACAAATAATACTACCCT CATTACAGCTGCAGAAATGGCACCATTTGTAGAAGTGCTATTAACAAACCTTTTTAAAGCACTGACACTTCCTGGCTCATCTGAAAATGAATACATCATGAAAG CCATCATGAGGAGTTTTTCTCTGCTACAGGAATCCATAATTCCATACATCCCTTCTGTCATCACACAGCTTACACAGAAACTGCTGGCTGTCAGTAAG AATCCAAGCAAACCTCACTTTAACCATTACATGTTCGAATCAATATGCTTGTCGATAAGGATAACATGCAAAGCAAACCCTGATGCAGTTGGAAGCTTTGAAGAGGCTTTGTTTATGGTGTTCACTGAGATACTACAGAACGATGTGCAAG AGTTCATTCCATATGTGTTTCAAGTGATGTCCCTACTTCTGGaaatgcataaaaatgaaatCCCATCATCCTATATGGCACTGTTTCCTCATCTACTTCAGCCAGTATTATGGGAAAGGACAGGAAACATTCCTCCTTTGGTCCGACTCCTGCAGGCTTATTTAGAGCGGGGTGCCAATACGATAGCAAGTGCTGCTGCTGACAAAATT CCCGGATTGTTAGGTGTGTTCCAGAAGTTGATTGCCTCTAAAGCTAATGACCATCAAGGATTCTATCTTCTGAACAGTATTATAGAGCATATGCCTCC TGAGTCAGTTGACCAGTACAGGAAACAGATCTTCATTCTACTATTCCAAAGACTTCAAAATTCCAAAACAACTAAATTTATTAAAA GTTTCCTAGTCTTCATTAACTTGTACTGCATAAAATACGGTGCATTAGGTCTGCAGGAAATATTTGACAGCATACAGCCAAA GATGTTTGGAATGGTTTTGGAGAAAATTATAATTCCTGAAATCCAGAAAGTGTCTGgacaagttgaaaagaaaatctgtgctGTTGGCATTACGAAAATATTAACAGAATGTCCTCCTATGATGGACACTGAGTACACCAAGCTGTG GACGCCTTTGTTGCAGGCCCTCATTGGCCTCTTTGAACTGCCTGAGGATGACACTATCCCTGATGAAGAACACTTCATTGACATAGAAGATACTCCAGGATATCAGACTGCATTCTCTCAGCTGgcctttgctggaaaaaaagaacacGATCCTGTAGGTCAAATGGTGAACAATCCTAGAATCCATCTGGCACAGTCTCTTCACAAACTGTCTACAGCGTGCCCAGGCCGG GTTCCGTCAATGCTGAGTACTAGTCTGAATGCAGAAGCGTTGCAGTATCTCCAAGGATACCTCCAAGCTGCAAGTGTGACGCTGCTCTGA
- the CSE1L gene encoding exportin-2 isoform X2 has translation MELSDANLQTLTEYLKKTLDPDPAIRRPAEKFLESVEGSQNYPLLLLTLLEKSQENVIKVCASVTFKNYIKRNWRIVEDEPNKICESDRIAIKANIVPLMLSSPEQIQKQLSDAISIIGREDFPQKWPDLLTEMVNRFQSGDFHVINGVLRTAHSLFKRYRHEFKSNELWTEIKLVLDAFALPLTNLFKATIELCSTHANDASALKVLFSSLILIAKLFYSLNFQDLPEFFEDNMETWMTNFHSLLTLDNKLLQTDDEEEAGLLELLKSQICDNAALYAQKYDEEFQPYLPRFVTAIWNLLVTTGQEVKYDLLVSNAIQFLASVCERPHYKHLFEDQNTLTSICEKVIVPNMEFRAADEEAFEDNSEEYIRRDLEGSDIDTRRRAACDLVRGLCKFFEGPVTGIFSGYVNSMLQEYAKNPSVNWKHKDAAIYLVTSLASKAQTQKHGITQANELVNLTEFFVNHIQPDLKSASVNEFPVLKADGIKYIMIFRNQVPKEQLLVSIPLLINHLQAESIVVHTYAAHALERLFTMRGTNNTTLITAAEMAPFVEVLLTNLFKALTLPGSSENEYIMKAIMRSFSLLQESIIPYIPSVITQLTQKLLAVSKNPSKPHFNHYMFESICLSIRITCKANPDAVGSFEEALFMVFTEILQNDVQEFIPYVFQVMSLLLEMHKNEIPSSYMALFPHLLQPVLWERTGNIPPLVRLLQAYLERGANTIASAAADKIPGLLGVFQKLIASKANDHQGFYLLNSIIEHMPPESVDQYRKQIFILLFQRLQNSKTTKFIKSFLVFINLYCIKYGALGLQEIFDSIQPKMFGMVLEKIIIPEIQKVSGQVEKKICAVGITKILTECPPMMDTEYTKLWTPLLQALIGLFELPEDDTIPDEEHFIDIEDTPGYQTAFSQLAFAGKKEHDPVGQMVNNPRIHLAQSLHKLSTACPGRVPSMLSTSLNAEALQYLQGYLQAASVTLL, from the exons ATGGAGCTGAGTGATGCCAATTTACAGACTTTAACTGAGTATCTAAAGAAAACACTAGATCCAGATCCTGCTATAAGGCGTCCTG CGGAAAAGTTTCTTGAGTCAGTGGAAGGAAGCCAGAATTATCCGTTGTTACTCTTAACGCTATTGGAGAAATCACAGGAAAACGTCATCAAAGTTTGCGCATCTGTAACGTTCAAGAATTATATTAAAAGGAACTGGAGAATT gtTGAGGATGAACCGAACAAAATATGTGAATCAGACAGGATAGCCATTAAAGCCAACATAGTGCCCTTGATGCTTAGCAGCCCAGAACAAATTCAAAAGCAG TTAAGTGATGCTATTAGTATTATTGGTCGGGAAGACTTTCCTCAGAAATGGCCAGACTTACTGACAGAAATGGTGAATCGTTTTCAAAGTGGAGATTTCCATGTCATTAATGGGGTTCTTCGCACTGCTCACTCTTTATTTAAAAG GTACCGCCATGAATTTAAGTCAAATGAATTATGGACAGAGATCAAACTTGTCCTTGATGCCTTTGCTTTGCCCTTGACAAATCTCTTTAAG GCAACTATTGAACTTTGCAGCACTCATGCAAATGATGCTAGTGCTTTGAaggttctcttttcttctctcattctAATTGCGAAGCTGTTCTACAGTTTAAATTTTCAG GATCTTCCCGAGTTTTTTGAAGATAACATGGAAACATGGATGACAAATTTTCATAGTCTTTTAACTTTAGATAATAAACTTTTGCAGACTGAT GATGAAGAGGAAGCTGGATTACTGGAGCTCTTAAAATCACAAATTTGTGATAATGCTGCTTTATATGCTCAAAAGTATGATGAAGAATTCCAGCCCTACCTGCCACGTTTTGTAACGGCAATCTGGAATTTGTTAGTCACAACAGGCCAGGAAGTGAAATATGACTTG CTGGTTAGTAATGCAATCCAGTTTCTCGCCTCAGTTTGTGAGAGACCACATTACAAGCATCTGTTTGAAGACCAGAATACGTTGACAAGCATCTGTGAAAAAGTTATTGTTCCCAATATGGAATTTAGAG cGGCTGATGAAGAAGCATTTGAAGATAATTCTGAAGAATATATAAGAAGGGATTTGGAAGGATCTG ATATTGACACCAGGCGCAGAGCAGCTTGTGATCTAGTCAGAGGCTTGTGCAAATTTTTTGAAGGACCTGTGACAGGGATTTTTTCTGGATATGTTAATTCTATGCTGCAAGAATATGCAAAGAATCCATCTGTTAACTGGAAGCACAAGGATGCAGCTATTTACCTTGTTACGTCTTTGGCATCCAAAGCTCAAACACAGAAG caTGGAATAACACAAGCCAATGAACTCGTTAATCTGACAGAATTCTTTGTGAATCACATTCAACCTGACTTAAAGTCTGCTAGTG tgaatgaattccctgtGCTAAAAGCAGATGGTATCAAATATATCATGATTTTTAGAAACCAA GTACCTAAAGAACAACTGTTGGTATCTATTCCTCTCTTAATCAATCATCTTCAAGCAGAAAGTATTGTAGTCCATACTTACGCAGCCCATGCTCTTGAAAGACTGTTTACCATGAGGGGGACAAATAATACTACCCT CATTACAGCTGCAGAAATGGCACCATTTGTAGAAGTGCTATTAACAAACCTTTTTAAAGCACTGACACTTCCTGGCTCATCTGAAAATGAATACATCATGAAAG CCATCATGAGGAGTTTTTCTCTGCTACAGGAATCCATAATTCCATACATCCCTTCTGTCATCACACAGCTTACACAGAAACTGCTGGCTGTCAGTAAG AATCCAAGCAAACCTCACTTTAACCATTACATGTTCGAATCAATATGCTTGTCGATAAGGATAACATGCAAAGCAAACCCTGATGCAGTTGGAAGCTTTGAAGAGGCTTTGTTTATGGTGTTCACTGAGATACTACAGAACGATGTGCAAG AGTTCATTCCATATGTGTTTCAAGTGATGTCCCTACTTCTGGaaatgcataaaaatgaaatCCCATCATCCTATATGGCACTGTTTCCTCATCTACTTCAGCCAGTATTATGGGAAAGGACAGGAAACATTCCTCCTTTGGTCCGACTCCTGCAGGCTTATTTAGAGCGGGGTGCCAATACGATAGCAAGTGCTGCTGCTGACAAAATT CCCGGATTGTTAGGTGTGTTCCAGAAGTTGATTGCCTCTAAAGCTAATGACCATCAAGGATTCTATCTTCTGAACAGTATTATAGAGCATATGCCTCC TGAGTCAGTTGACCAGTACAGGAAACAGATCTTCATTCTACTATTCCAAAGACTTCAAAATTCCAAAACAACTAAATTTATTAAAA GTTTCCTAGTCTTCATTAACTTGTACTGCATAAAATACGGTGCATTAGGTCTGCAGGAAATATTTGACAGCATACAGCCAAA GATGTTTGGAATGGTTTTGGAGAAAATTATAATTCCTGAAATCCAGAAAGTGTCTGgacaagttgaaaagaaaatctgtgctGTTGGCATTACGAAAATATTAACAGAATGTCCTCCTATGATGGACACTGAGTACACCAAGCTGTG GACGCCTTTGTTGCAGGCCCTCATTGGCCTCTTTGAACTGCCTGAGGATGACACTATCCCTGATGAAGAACACTTCATTGACATAGAAGATACTCCAGGATATCAGACTGCATTCTCTCAGCTGgcctttgctggaaaaaaagaacacGATCCTGTAGGTCAAATGGTGAACAATCCTAGAATCCATCTGGCACAGTCTCTTCACAAACTGTCTACAGCGTGCCCAGGCCGG GTTCCGTCAATGCTGAGTACTAGTCTGAATGCAGAAGCGTTGCAGTATCTCCAAGGATACCTCCAAGCTGCAAGTGTGACGCTGCTCTGA
- the CSE1L gene encoding exportin-2 isoform X1, whose translation MVFGSAKMELSDANLQTLTEYLKKTLDPDPAIRRPAEKFLESVEGSQNYPLLLLTLLEKSQENVIKVCASVTFKNYIKRNWRIVEDEPNKICESDRIAIKANIVPLMLSSPEQIQKQLSDAISIIGREDFPQKWPDLLTEMVNRFQSGDFHVINGVLRTAHSLFKRYRHEFKSNELWTEIKLVLDAFALPLTNLFKATIELCSTHANDASALKVLFSSLILIAKLFYSLNFQDLPEFFEDNMETWMTNFHSLLTLDNKLLQTDDEEEAGLLELLKSQICDNAALYAQKYDEEFQPYLPRFVTAIWNLLVTTGQEVKYDLLVSNAIQFLASVCERPHYKHLFEDQNTLTSICEKVIVPNMEFRAADEEAFEDNSEEYIRRDLEGSDIDTRRRAACDLVRGLCKFFEGPVTGIFSGYVNSMLQEYAKNPSVNWKHKDAAIYLVTSLASKAQTQKHGITQANELVNLTEFFVNHIQPDLKSASVNEFPVLKADGIKYIMIFRNQVPKEQLLVSIPLLINHLQAESIVVHTYAAHALERLFTMRGTNNTTLITAAEMAPFVEVLLTNLFKALTLPGSSENEYIMKAIMRSFSLLQESIIPYIPSVITQLTQKLLAVSKNPSKPHFNHYMFESICLSIRITCKANPDAVGSFEEALFMVFTEILQNDVQEFIPYVFQVMSLLLEMHKNEIPSSYMALFPHLLQPVLWERTGNIPPLVRLLQAYLERGANTIASAAADKIPGLLGVFQKLIASKANDHQGFYLLNSIIEHMPPESVDQYRKQIFILLFQRLQNSKTTKFIKSFLVFINLYCIKYGALGLQEIFDSIQPKMFGMVLEKIIIPEIQKVSGQVEKKICAVGITKILTECPPMMDTEYTKLWTPLLQALIGLFELPEDDTIPDEEHFIDIEDTPGYQTAFSQLAFAGKKEHDPVGQMVNNPRIHLAQSLHKLSTACPGRVPSMLSTSLNAEALQYLQGYLQAASVTLL comes from the exons ATGGTGTTTG GTTCTGCCAAAATGGAGCTGAGTGATGCCAATTTACAGACTTTAACTGAGTATCTAAAGAAAACACTAGATCCAGATCCTGCTATAAGGCGTCCTG CGGAAAAGTTTCTTGAGTCAGTGGAAGGAAGCCAGAATTATCCGTTGTTACTCTTAACGCTATTGGAGAAATCACAGGAAAACGTCATCAAAGTTTGCGCATCTGTAACGTTCAAGAATTATATTAAAAGGAACTGGAGAATT gtTGAGGATGAACCGAACAAAATATGTGAATCAGACAGGATAGCCATTAAAGCCAACATAGTGCCCTTGATGCTTAGCAGCCCAGAACAAATTCAAAAGCAG TTAAGTGATGCTATTAGTATTATTGGTCGGGAAGACTTTCCTCAGAAATGGCCAGACTTACTGACAGAAATGGTGAATCGTTTTCAAAGTGGAGATTTCCATGTCATTAATGGGGTTCTTCGCACTGCTCACTCTTTATTTAAAAG GTACCGCCATGAATTTAAGTCAAATGAATTATGGACAGAGATCAAACTTGTCCTTGATGCCTTTGCTTTGCCCTTGACAAATCTCTTTAAG GCAACTATTGAACTTTGCAGCACTCATGCAAATGATGCTAGTGCTTTGAaggttctcttttcttctctcattctAATTGCGAAGCTGTTCTACAGTTTAAATTTTCAG GATCTTCCCGAGTTTTTTGAAGATAACATGGAAACATGGATGACAAATTTTCATAGTCTTTTAACTTTAGATAATAAACTTTTGCAGACTGAT GATGAAGAGGAAGCTGGATTACTGGAGCTCTTAAAATCACAAATTTGTGATAATGCTGCTTTATATGCTCAAAAGTATGATGAAGAATTCCAGCCCTACCTGCCACGTTTTGTAACGGCAATCTGGAATTTGTTAGTCACAACAGGCCAGGAAGTGAAATATGACTTG CTGGTTAGTAATGCAATCCAGTTTCTCGCCTCAGTTTGTGAGAGACCACATTACAAGCATCTGTTTGAAGACCAGAATACGTTGACAAGCATCTGTGAAAAAGTTATTGTTCCCAATATGGAATTTAGAG cGGCTGATGAAGAAGCATTTGAAGATAATTCTGAAGAATATATAAGAAGGGATTTGGAAGGATCTG ATATTGACACCAGGCGCAGAGCAGCTTGTGATCTAGTCAGAGGCTTGTGCAAATTTTTTGAAGGACCTGTGACAGGGATTTTTTCTGGATATGTTAATTCTATGCTGCAAGAATATGCAAAGAATCCATCTGTTAACTGGAAGCACAAGGATGCAGCTATTTACCTTGTTACGTCTTTGGCATCCAAAGCTCAAACACAGAAG caTGGAATAACACAAGCCAATGAACTCGTTAATCTGACAGAATTCTTTGTGAATCACATTCAACCTGACTTAAAGTCTGCTAGTG tgaatgaattccctgtGCTAAAAGCAGATGGTATCAAATATATCATGATTTTTAGAAACCAA GTACCTAAAGAACAACTGTTGGTATCTATTCCTCTCTTAATCAATCATCTTCAAGCAGAAAGTATTGTAGTCCATACTTACGCAGCCCATGCTCTTGAAAGACTGTTTACCATGAGGGGGACAAATAATACTACCCT CATTACAGCTGCAGAAATGGCACCATTTGTAGAAGTGCTATTAACAAACCTTTTTAAAGCACTGACACTTCCTGGCTCATCTGAAAATGAATACATCATGAAAG CCATCATGAGGAGTTTTTCTCTGCTACAGGAATCCATAATTCCATACATCCCTTCTGTCATCACACAGCTTACACAGAAACTGCTGGCTGTCAGTAAG AATCCAAGCAAACCTCACTTTAACCATTACATGTTCGAATCAATATGCTTGTCGATAAGGATAACATGCAAAGCAAACCCTGATGCAGTTGGAAGCTTTGAAGAGGCTTTGTTTATGGTGTTCACTGAGATACTACAGAACGATGTGCAAG AGTTCATTCCATATGTGTTTCAAGTGATGTCCCTACTTCTGGaaatgcataaaaatgaaatCCCATCATCCTATATGGCACTGTTTCCTCATCTACTTCAGCCAGTATTATGGGAAAGGACAGGAAACATTCCTCCTTTGGTCCGACTCCTGCAGGCTTATTTAGAGCGGGGTGCCAATACGATAGCAAGTGCTGCTGCTGACAAAATT CCCGGATTGTTAGGTGTGTTCCAGAAGTTGATTGCCTCTAAAGCTAATGACCATCAAGGATTCTATCTTCTGAACAGTATTATAGAGCATATGCCTCC TGAGTCAGTTGACCAGTACAGGAAACAGATCTTCATTCTACTATTCCAAAGACTTCAAAATTCCAAAACAACTAAATTTATTAAAA GTTTCCTAGTCTTCATTAACTTGTACTGCATAAAATACGGTGCATTAGGTCTGCAGGAAATATTTGACAGCATACAGCCAAA GATGTTTGGAATGGTTTTGGAGAAAATTATAATTCCTGAAATCCAGAAAGTGTCTGgacaagttgaaaagaaaatctgtgctGTTGGCATTACGAAAATATTAACAGAATGTCCTCCTATGATGGACACTGAGTACACCAAGCTGTG GACGCCTTTGTTGCAGGCCCTCATTGGCCTCTTTGAACTGCCTGAGGATGACACTATCCCTGATGAAGAACACTTCATTGACATAGAAGATACTCCAGGATATCAGACTGCATTCTCTCAGCTGgcctttgctggaaaaaaagaacacGATCCTGTAGGTCAAATGGTGAACAATCCTAGAATCCATCTGGCACAGTCTCTTCACAAACTGTCTACAGCGTGCCCAGGCCGG GTTCCGTCAATGCTGAGTACTAGTCTGAATGCAGAAGCGTTGCAGTATCTCCAAGGATACCTCCAAGCTGCAAGTGTGACGCTGCTCTGA